A segment of the Babylonia areolata isolate BAREFJ2019XMU chromosome 20, ASM4173473v1, whole genome shotgun sequence genome:
aAAGACAGAATGAGGGAATGACagtgacaggcaaacagacagacaaaacacacacacacgcgcgcgaacgcacgcactggcacgcacacacgaacgcacacgcgcacactcacacgccgCGCAaggaggcacgcacacacacacacatacataaacaaacacaaataattcACAACCCAACAATTATTGAGCTCATTTTCTCTGCATCTGACAAAATCAAAcgagaaaataaatatataaataaataaaacatttatTGCTCCACTAATCTTCCCACGCCATAACACCCATGCCTCATAATCTCCGCAGACATTTTGATGAAATAAAGAACCTAGCTAGCAACACCAACAATAGCAAATACAGAGTGCAGTTTTAGGCTGTTTGGTAAAAGCAGCAGGTCCGATTTCCCCTGTTCCCGACTCAGTCGCCTTCATTGATCAGTTTTGCCGCACTGAACCCTCCGGCAATGCCCTCTTTGGAGTCGACTGTTCTGTTTCACCTACCCTTTCTCCCGGTGTGCCTATTCACTGAGCCTCTCttttggctctctctgtctctctctccctcgcttatTGTAttatcaactcacacacacacacacacacacacacacacacacacacacacaaattgattcAGACGTCAAGTCATGTCATtgatttttcctctttctctccctctctgtgtgtcacacacacacacacacacacacacacacacaaacgcgcacgtgcacacacacgcacgcacgcacccttcTTGTCCGGACTCCAGCCCCTTTGCGCTGGCCTCGAACACTACTTCAGGGGGGGTAACCAGCGACCGAAAGTTCCTGTCCGCGTAGTAGATATTTGCCATCTTGTGGGCCGGGCCTGTGGGCAGCCGTGGCTTGGGCAGGGTTCTGAAGACAGCGAGTGCGTTCGTGTATAGCTGGCAGGAATGGTCAATGCCTACCTTTTGATTCGAAACTGAAAGTGCATCTTCTGACTACAGATGGtctgccacatttttttttttaatcttattttctgttatgtgtgtgtgtgtgtgtgtgtgtgcgtgtgtgtgtgggggggggggaggggggggcgtgaggggtgtgggtgtgtgtcagagagagagagatgtaaattaTCAATAGACCTATGCTTTCTTTTCTCAGTTATAGACTTAAGACAATAAGCCACAACTCTCtcaatattcataacactatacATGTAAGGTAGAAAATCtactttacttttgtttaaccccttcaaatggggcgatggccttatattgaataaatcgttcgttcgttcgttctctctctctctctctctctctctgcgtcactTTCTCTCCTACATTACAAGGTTAATACACCTATTTTTGTGCTGATGCATGTTGCGTTTGCATGCGAATGTCTAGGAAGGACAGACCAATGGGTAAGGCTTTAGCCAATACATCAGGAAGTATTAAAGATCAGCCGAcacctctctatttctccctcagTTGACAGTCATGTGCAAGCGCACATATCcgtacgttcgtgcgtgtgtgcatgaatatgtgtgtgttcgtggtggtggtggaggaggggcctCGAGTAGGTGTAGGTAGGTGGGCAttgcatgtatgtcagtgtgtgtgtgtgtgtgtgtgagtgagtgagtgagtgagtgagtgtgtgtgtgtgtgtgtgtgtgtgtgtgtgtgtgtgtgttggaattatCCACATTAAGAAGCTTAGAAAGACATCTCCCGCTTGTTCGAAGGGCTGTATTGCTAtatggtagtcagtcgtgtcggactatgaccatcagtacagcagacgaagcaactgctgtcccgactacttgggctagaatttttttatgtggagagtgtcttgcccaagttacatccccacactctcggccaagaaggttttggacagtcggcgttgggatggttcccaaaggccaaccagtcctcaatgctgcagcactaagagccagtgcaatttggcctcctagtttgagagccatgaTCCTTCAttccctcacaaaagactaagctgtaaattatttCCCACTGCATTGCACTGCTATATATGCAATAAAAacatcaatttctctctctctccctctctctctctctctggttggtaACCTGCAAGACATACCTGGCTGACATTCGCCCCTCATACCTAAGGTGATTCTTGTACCTCCgctgcagacagacaacaatgtgTAGCTTACGTGAACAGTTTCTGTCTaaagtactgagagagagagagagagagagagagagagagagagagagagagagagaggagaaaaaaagaatgaaaggaaggaagaaagaaattaagaatgaaacaaagacagaaagaaagaagaaacgaaagaaaggggagtaagaagggaaggaagaagggaaggaagaaaggaagaatataATGACCAAACAACATAAAAGAGGatagcaaaaaagaaataaagaacaataTGAACGCAAGACAaaggcagcaaaaaaataaataaataaataaataataaaataaaaacacgacAAACAATAACCATATAATTACTGCAATgagaaaattaaaaataaaaagcatgCAAAACTGACATGAAACAAGAACGAAAGAGACCGATCAAAAATATAtgaacacacaagaaaagaaagcgAACAATCAGAAAACTCGCAATGCAatagagaagaagaaagcaaggaagaaagaaagacaaaaagaaatgaatCGGTGGAAGAACTTCAGAAAAAGGATAGAATAAGCGGATAAATGCTTCAAGTGTGCACATCCATCACAAGTAAAAACAAATCTAAATATTTTGTTGTTTAGTTTAGACCCGACGGAACTTTTACTCAAGATTGCTTCGATGCGCCTGGGAAAAAAATGAATCATTCAGAGAATTCGAACggaagttttttgggttttttttaactttattcaGTTGTCCGTGCCTGCGCCGGCGCGGCAAAGCGCGAAGTGCACGCGCATTTCAGTGACGGTATCTTGTGCGCGAGTACATGCATTCAGTCGTAGGTGTGCGTGagcgtgagtatatgtgtgcatgtgagtgtgtagtgcgtacgtgcatgcgtttgtgctgATGTCTGATTGTCAGTTCATGAATTGTTACGGTCAGATTTACATATCAATATAAACTCAATGCAATTTTGAGCAGGCCTACTAATGAACTAAATTAGCGTCAGTTCTGACTTATGGCAAtatacaaaattatttccaaatCAAAATAAATTATGCTGATTAACAGTCAAGTGGACGAACAGGTTTTTTTCCTTCAGTCTTGAAATCACTTGATCCAGATCTAAAAATATACTGATCAATCTACTGATTCTGATCAACTACACACTGGCTGAAGTAAATGTTGTCAGTCCTGTTTTATTTCATATATTTTTAGCGTCAATCTGGAAGAAAATAAAGTGTTCAATCATTGAATCAGTAAGTTTACCCCAAGTAAGCAGTTCCTGAGCGCTTTTATCATCGGTGTTACGTTTCGGGGTGCTACGTTTCGGGGAGCTGGCATCTTGAACGTTACTGACACGAAGGTTCTATAAAAACTGAATTGGAAATGAAACGGATGATAAAATGGTCACTCGTAAATGCAAAAAGCTAAACTGGAAAACAAACGAAATAGGGTCACTCGAAagtgcaacaaccacaacagggTTTAGAGAAGAATGTAAAcagtttataaatatatatatcaaagtatatatatatatatacatatagtagagacgagagagagagagaacaaaaaaagaccCGAAGAAGTAAATAATGTAAGGTGACTTTATCAAACACTTCCagcatcagaagaaaaaaaactgaagaaaaagaagataattattAAAAACACACTGATATACACTGAT
Coding sequences within it:
- the LOC143294860 gene encoding NADH dehydrogenase [ubiquinone] 1 alpha subcomplex subunit 7-like; the encoded protein is MSARTLPKPRLPTGPAHKMANIYYADRNFRSLVTPPEVVFEASAKGLESGQEGLGPPRKKPVTPGFSFNWRTGKPNTQ